A single region of the Vagococcus teuberi genome encodes:
- a CDS encoding acetyl-CoA C-acetyltransferase: MKEVVIVSARRSPIGSFGGSLKNMNAVELGKKVLEASLKDINLDPSLVDEVILGNVLSSGLGQNVSRQVAINAGIPQEKSAFTINKVCGSGLKTVVLAAQSIMLGDNEIVVAGGTESMSQAPYILESERWGKRMGDAKVIDTMLSDGLVDAFHGIHMGITAENIAEKFGFTREQQDEFAAKSQNKAEAAVTSGRFKEEIVEIEIPQRKGEPVIFKDDEFPRFGSTAEKLSNLRPAFKKDGTVTAGNASGVNDGAAILVLMSREKADELGLEVLASIESYASAGVDPTIMGTGPIPATKKALEKAGLTVDDLDLVESNEAFASQAMSVAQELGLNEDITNVNGGAIALGHPIGASGARILVTLLHEMKKRDAKNGLATLCIGGGQGIALVVKRG; encoded by the coding sequence GTGAAAGAAGTAGTAATCGTATCAGCAAGAAGAAGTCCAATCGGAAGTTTTGGTGGAAGCCTAAAAAACATGAACGCAGTTGAATTAGGCAAAAAAGTTTTGGAAGCATCACTTAAAGATATTAACCTTGATCCATCATTAGTTGATGAAGTTATTTTAGGAAATGTTTTATCAAGTGGATTAGGTCAAAACGTTTCTCGTCAAGTGGCGATTAATGCTGGCATTCCTCAAGAAAAATCGGCTTTTACAATTAATAAAGTCTGTGGTTCAGGATTAAAAACAGTCGTTCTTGCTGCTCAATCTATCATGTTAGGTGACAATGAGATTGTTGTTGCTGGCGGAACTGAAAGTATGAGTCAAGCACCTTACATTTTAGAAAGTGAACGCTGGGGTAAACGTATGGGAGATGCTAAAGTAATCGATACAATGTTATCAGATGGTTTAGTAGATGCTTTCCACGGAATTCATATGGGAATCACAGCAGAGAACATTGCAGAAAAATTTGGTTTCACAAGAGAACAGCAAGATGAATTTGCAGCTAAAAGCCAAAACAAAGCTGAAGCAGCCGTAACATCAGGTCGTTTCAAAGAAGAAATCGTTGAAATCGAAATTCCACAACGTAAAGGTGAACCAGTCATCTTTAAAGATGATGAATTTCCACGTTTTGGTTCTACAGCAGAAAAATTATCAAACTTACGTCCAGCATTTAAAAAAGACGGGACAGTTACAGCAGGTAATGCTTCAGGCGTAAATGACGGTGCAGCAATCTTAGTATTAATGTCACGTGAAAAAGCAGATGAGTTAGGTCTAGAAGTTTTAGCATCAATTGAATCATATGCTTCTGCTGGTGTGGATCCAACGATTATGGGAACTGGACCAATTCCTGCAACTAAAAAAGCATTGGAAAAAGCTGGTTTAACAGTTGATGATTTAGATTTAGTTGAATCAAATGAAGCATTTGCGTCTCAAGCAATGAGCGTAGCGCAAGAATTAGGATTAAATGAAGACATTACAAACGTTAATGGTGGCGCAATTGCTCTAGGACATCCAATCGGAGCAAGTGGTGCACGTATCTTAGTAACATTACTACATGAAATGAAAAAACGTGATGCGAAAAATGGTTTAGCAACACTATGTATTGGTGGCGGACAAGGTATTGCTTTAGTTGTTAAACGTGGCTAA
- a CDS encoding LysR family transcriptional regulator gives MDIQQLYYFMNIVECGCNLSLAAKKIHITQSALSQLIINFEANEELVLFYRKNGRLDSLTPSGEKLYAYAQQITKLHEQMNDMVRKEAAKQKGTIRIGLPSLILRIFFSSFFPKFTLANPDIQIEIIEGGSNQLRKMLFQNDLDYAILIEPTSLDPKAFEEHVIQIDEMTAFVYHDHPLAYKKMLNWEDLEPYPIGTFNDSFTTNELVRNKLAEIQSKAKIMFQSSSWDYLVEATQESKIVTVLLTSLHYIATKM, from the coding sequence ATGGATATTCAACAGTTGTATTATTTTATGAATATTGTCGAGTGTGGATGTAATTTGTCGTTAGCTGCAAAAAAAATACATATTACACAATCAGCTTTGAGTCAGTTGATAATAAATTTTGAAGCAAATGAAGAGTTAGTGTTATTTTACAGGAAGAATGGACGTTTGGATTCTTTGACACCAAGTGGGGAAAAGCTATATGCTTACGCCCAACAAATAACAAAACTACATGAACAGATGAATGATATGGTAAGAAAAGAGGCGGCAAAGCAAAAAGGAACGATTCGTATAGGACTTCCTTCGCTGATTTTACGTATTTTCTTTTCTTCATTTTTCCCGAAATTCACTCTAGCCAACCCAGATATTCAAATTGAAATTATCGAGGGTGGTAGTAATCAGCTAAGAAAAATGTTGTTTCAAAATGATTTAGACTATGCTATTTTAATTGAGCCGACAAGTTTAGATCCGAAAGCATTTGAAGAACATGTCATTCAAATTGATGAAATGACAGCATTTGTTTACCATGATCATCCACTGGCTTATAAAAAAATGTTGAATTGGGAAGATTTAGAGCCTTATCCAATCGGTACCTTCAATGACAGCTTTACTACAAATGAATTAGTAAGAAATAAATTAGCAGAGATACAAAGTAAGGCGAAAATTATGTTCCAATCATCTTCGTGGGATTATCTAGTTGAAGCAACACAAGAATCTAAAATAGTAACAGTATTACTTACCTCTCTACACTACATAGCAACTAAAATGTAA